The window TCAATCTCACCCGACGGGGTGACGCTAAGGTTACGCGCAAGATAGTCCAAATGGAGCGGTAGATCAAGAAGATACCAAAACGGCTCTCCATCTGATATCGTAACTTGCTCAGTCGGCACCCGCGCATCATCACCAGGAATCGACGTGACTTCTTCGCATCGGCTTGGCCGCATCTTTCTCACGGGGCTCATTGTACTGGTCCCGGCGTGGGCCACGTTTCTGATCCTTACGGCCCTGTTCGAAACCTTGGATTCGCTTCTGCTCGATCTCATCGGACGACAAATCCAGCCCTACGCTCCAGGCCTCGGCATCCTGCTGCTGCTTGGCATGGTGCTCATCGTCGGCGCCATCGCCACGCAAGTCATCGGGCAACGCGTTGTCCATTGGACCGAGACGACGGTCGATCGGATTCCCTTGATCCGCAGCATCTATCTCACCTTGAAAAGTATGACGGATCTTCTGAACTATCGAGCTCGCTTCGGACAAAGTACGGTCGTGGCGTTTCCCTTTCCACGGGACGGACTCTGGGCACTCGGCTTCGTGATGGGCTCTCCGCCGCCGGCCCTGCAAATCGCCCCGATGGTCGAACTCGTGATGGTCTTCGTTCCAACGGCCATCCACCCCTTTACCGGGTATCTGGCCATGATCCCCAAGTCCCAACTGCAACCGCTGAACCTCCTGCCGGAAGAAGCGTTGAAACTGGAATTTTCCGCGGGATTGTATCGTCCCTTACAAGGCTGGCTCACTTCCCCGGCACACAAACCGTCATGATCCCGGCAAACCGATTGCGCGTCCGCCCCGCGACGGTGGACGACCTGGACCTTCTCACAGCGTTCAGCGCCGCCATGGCCTGGGAAACCGAACAGCGCCGCTTGGATGTCACGCGTTTACGACAGGGCACGCAGGCCGTCATTGAGCGACCGGACCGGGGGCAATTCTATGTTGCGGAATTGCGTCAGGACCCACCGGCCGATACAGTGGTTATGGGACAGCTGCTGATTACCTACGAATGGAGCGACTGGCGGAATGCCCAGTTTTGGTGGATCCAGAGCGTCTATGTGGCGCCTCGCTGGAGGCAGCAGGGCGTGTATCGATCCATGCATCACACCATTGTCGACCTGGCCCGCTCGAGAGCCGATGTGTGCGGCATTCGTCTGTACGTCGAAGGAGACAATGCCGTCGCCAAACAAGTCTATGAACGCGTGGGGCTCTGTGCCTCGACCTATCGCATC of the Nitrospira sp. genome contains:
- a CDS encoding DUF502 domain-containing protein, coding for MTSSHRLGRIFLTGLIVLVPAWATFLILTALFETLDSLLLDLIGRQIQPYAPGLGILLLLGMVLIVGAIATQVIGQRVVHWTETTVDRIPLIRSIYLTLKSMTDLLNYRARFGQSTVVAFPFPRDGLWALGFVMGSPPPALQIAPMVELVMVFVPTAIHPFTGYLAMIPKSQLQPLNLLPEEALKLEFSAGLYRPLQGWLTSPAHKPS
- a CDS encoding GNAT family N-acetyltransferase — translated: MIPANRLRVRPATVDDLDLLTAFSAAMAWETEQRRLDVTRLRQGTQAVIERPDRGQFYVAELRQDPPADTVVMGQLLITYEWSDWRNAQFWWIQSVYVAPRWRQQGVYRSMHHTIVDLARSRADVCGIRLYVEGDNAVAKQVYERVGLCASTYRIYESDFVLPSPHANEQQP